Proteins encoded within one genomic window of Prinia subflava isolate CZ2003 ecotype Zambia unplaced genomic scaffold, Cam_Psub_1.2 scaffold_53_NEW, whole genome shotgun sequence:
- the ATG101 gene encoding autophagy-related protein 101 isoform X1 encodes MIHFPPCRQMVGPGRSRCCAPSGAAPAMNCRAEVLEVSVEGRQVEEAMLAVLHTVLLHRSTGKFHYKKEGTYSIGTVGTQDVDCDFIDFAYVRVSSEELDRALRKAVGEFKDALRGSGSDGMGQISLEFYQKKKSRWPFSDECIPWELWTIKVNVVNLANEQERQICREKVGEKLCEKIINIVEVMNRHEYLPKMPTQSEVDNVFDTSLKDVQPYLYKISYQITDSLGTSVTTTMRRLIKDTLAL; translated from the exons ATGATCCACTTCCCTCCGTGCCGTCAGATGGTCGGGCCCGGGCG cagccGCTGCTGTGCCCCCTCCGGCGCCGCCCCTGCCATGAACTGCCGCGCCGAGGTGCTGGAGGTGTCGGTGGAGGGGCGGCAGGTGGAGGAGGCCATGCTGGCCGTGCTCCACACCGTCCTGCTGCACCGCAGCACCGGCAAGTTCCACTACAAGAAGGAGGGCACCTACTCCATCGGCACCGTGGGCACCCAGGACGTGGACTGCGACTTCATCGACTTCGCCTACGTCCGCGTCTCCTCCGAGGAGCTCGACAGGGCCCTGCGCAAGGCTGTGGGGGAGTTCAAG GACGCGCTGCGCGGCTCCGGCTCCGACGGGATGGGGCAGATCTCCCTGGAGTTCTACCAGAAGAAGAAATCCCGGTGGCCCTTCTCGGACGAGTGCATCCCCTGGGAGCTCTGGACCATCAAGGTGAACGTGGTGAACCTGGCCAACGAGCAGGAGCGGCAGATCTGCCGCGAGAAGGTGGGCGAGAAGCTCTGTGAGAAGATCATCAACATCGTGGAGGTGATGAACCGCCACGAGTACCTGCCCAAGATGCCCACCCAGTCCGAGGTGGACAACGTCTTCGACACCAGCCTCAAGGACGTGCAGCCCTACCTGTACAAGATCTCCTACCAGATCACAGACTCCCTGGGCACCTCTGTCACCACCACCATGCGCCGGCTCATCAAAGACACGCTGGCGCTGTAG
- the LOC134565541 gene encoding uncharacterized protein LOC134565541: protein MPRALLGLFHCFCSHPLADSTWGPLCPVPPGERAQIPLAASALPTAGLYLRIPGWAAQAAAGAQPRGCRLHGRVAAAGTGPRGRGRARAAGGTGGGSRCPHPCRHLLPGNAVAAAARPAWAAGGFGCLHIPTASSRCCPHSPARYARSRRCPHSPARYARSQRCPHSPGRDARSQRCPHSPARDARSQRCPHSPARDARSQRCPHSPARYARSRRCPHSPGRDARSRRCPHSPAHDARSRRCPHSPGRDARSQCCPHAPACPGAARCSSVTALLRDPGGDARSSQRSEWCRALPGTPGAGTSGSANSCRLHDPRLFPVLPGVLTQLLPVPLGRRSRAPPSATRDARLGPPGATGYPQGAVPHSAHSPVPSTGTPDSRRWHRGFLPQRPSDTRAPVPPGRAVLLGHRTTSTLQDAHRPEPPVPPGCRTQIPLVPPDTRSPNPSGAARDSGSRSPGATGTPGARSPPPLPARPRAPGALGAPGARSPPPLPARPRAPGAPRPVPASRCRPYPGAGAAALRFPLLPPPLRGLRRAPAPPLLSLKRSVTRGAVRDVLASPEPSAVGISSAPIPGVPLVPLCPVVSRTPGAAVPGACLGISGAQRSRYRRCPPARCRVRGE from the exons ATGCCTCGAGCCCTCCTGGGGTTGTTCCACTGCTTTTGCTCTCACCCACTCGCTGACAGCACTTGGGgtcccctctgccctgtccccccCGGGGAGCGGGCACAGATTCCCTTGGCAGCCTCCGCGCTGCCCACGGCCGGGCTCTATTTGcggattcctggctgggcagcGCAGGCAGCTGCCGGTgcccagccccgaggctgccgcCTGCACGGGCGGGTGGCAGCCGCTGGCACCgggccccggggccgcgggcgggcgAGAGCagccggtggcaccgggggtgGCTCACGCTGCCCACATCCCTGCCGGCACCTGCTGCCCGGTAATGCCGTGGCGGCGGCTGCCAGGCCCGCGTGGGCAGCGGGGGGGTTTGGCTGCCTGCACATCCCCACTGCCAGCTCCCGGTGCTGCCCGCACAGCCCTGCTCGCTATGCCAGGTCCCGGCGCTGCCCGCACAGCCCTGCTCGCTATGCCAGGTCCCAGCGCTGCCCGCACAGCCCTGGTCGCGATGCCAGGTCCCAGCGCTGCCCGCACAGCCCTGCTCGCGATGCCAGGTCCCAGCGCTGCCCGCACAGCCCTGCTCGCGATGCCAGGTCCCAGCGCTGCCCGCACAGCCCTGCTCGCTATGCCAGGTCCCGGCGCTGCCCGCACAGCCCTGGTCGCGATGCCAGGTCCCGGCGctgcccacacagccctgctcacgATGCCAGGTCCCGGCGCTGCCCGCACAGCCCTGGTCGCGATGCCAGGTCCCAGTGCTGCCCGCACGCTCCTGCCTGCCCCGGTGCTGCCCGCTGCAGCTCCGTGACCGCTCTGCTCAGGGATCCCGGGGGGGATGCCCG CTCCTCACAGAGGAGCGAGTGGTGTCGGGCTCTTCCCGGGACCCCCGGGGCCGGGACCTCTGGCTCTGCCAACTCCTGCCGGCTGCACGATCCCCGGCTCTTCCCGGTGCTACCGGGAGTCCTGACCCAGCTCCTCCCGGTGCCACTGGGACGCCGATCCCGTGCACCTCCCAGCGCCACGCGGGACGCCCGGCTCGGTCCACCCGGTGCCACCGGATACCCACAAGGGGCAGTCCCGCACAGCGCGCACAGCCCGGTCCCTTCCACCGGGACCCCCGACTCTCGCCGGTGGCACCGAGGGTTCCTCCCACAGCGTCCCTCGGACACGCGAGCCCCGGTTCCACCGGGACGCGCGGTGCTACTGGGACACCGGACCACATCCACCCTGCAGGACGCTCACCGCCCTGagcccccggtgccaccgggaTGCCGGACCCAGATCCCCTTGGTGCCACCTGACACGCGCTCTCCGAATCCCTCCGGTGCCGCCCGCGACAGCGGCTCCCGTtcccccggtgccaccgggaCACCCGGTGCGCGCAGCCCACCCCCGCTGCCAGCACGACCCCGTGCCCCCGGTGCCCTCGGTGCCCCCGGTGCGCGCAGCCCGCCCCCGCTGCCAGCACGACCCCGtgcccccggtgccccccgccCGGTGCCCGCATCCCGGTGCCGCCCGTACCCGGGTGCCGGCGCGGCGGCGCTCCGGTTCCCGCTGCTGCCACCGCCGCTCCGCGGGCTCCGCCGGGCTCCGGCCCCGCCACTACTTTCTCTTAAGCGCTCGGTGACGCGCGGGGCGGTGCGGGACG TGTTGGCATCCCCGGAGCCCTCCGCTGTCGGTATCTCCAGTGCCCCCATTCCCGGTGTCCCCCTGGTGCCGCTGTGCCCGGTGGTCTCCCGTACCCCCGGTGCCGCTGTGCCCGGTGCCTGTTTGGGTATCTCCGGCGCTCAGCGGAGCCGGTACCGCCGGTGTCCTCCCGCTCGGTGCCGGGTGCGGGGGGAGTGA
- the TAMALIN gene encoding protein TAMALIN → MTLRRRRRRRLRPKDDAAPAVAPESPGPAELYRALAAAGGTLPRVRKDAGFKWASPSQSPEEHRRVVTLEKKAEESFGFEIQTYGLHHQDRNSVEMFTFVCRVHDGSPAEAAGLKAGDTITGVNGLNVEGVRHREIVEIIKSSGNVLRLDTLYGTSIRRAELEARLQYLKQTLYEKWGEFRSLMVQEQRLLRGVVAKDPSIYDTLESIRWCLQGEGLPGGSSRASGSDDSLYQTCVFASSSSLDGDKDGDKDKDEDSGGPAPPPPRPRPALARSASLKCGGGPGAAGRLWARAGDPVEGAAAPRKSRHSSFRRRLLKFIPGLNRALEEEESHL, encoded by the exons atgaccctgcggcggcggcggcggcggcggctccggccgAAGGACGATGCGGCACCGGCGGTGGCACCGgagagccccggccccgccgagcTCTACCGAGCGCTGGCGGCGGCCGGCGGGACCCTGCCCCGCGTACGCAAG GACGCGGGGTTCAAGTGGGCATCCCCGAGCCAGTCCCCGGAGGAGCACAG gaGGGTGGTGACGCTGGAGAAGAAGGCAGAGGAGTCCTTTGGCTTCGAGATCCAG ACCTACGGGCTGCACCACCAGGACAGGAACAGCGTGGAGATGTTCACCTTCGTGTGCCGCGTGCACGATGGGAGCCCGGCCGAGGCCGCGGGGCTCAAGGCTG GGGACACCATCACGGGGGTGAACGGGCTGAACGTGGAGGGCGTCCGGCACCGGGAGATCGTGGAGATCATCAAGAGCTCAGGAAACGTCCTCCG GCTCGACACGCTCTACGGGACCTCCATCCGCAGGGCCGAGCTGGAGGCGCGGCTGCAGTACCTGAAg CAAACCCTCTACGAGAAGTGGGGGGAGTTCCGCTCACTGATGGTGCAGGAGCAGCGGCTGCTGCGGG GTGTGGTGGCCAAGGACCCCAGCATCTACGACACGCTGGAGTCCATCCGCTGGTGCCTGCAGGGGGAGGGGCTGCCGGGGGGCTCCTCCCGCGCCAGCGGCAGCGATGACTCCCTGTACCAGACCTGCGTCTTCGCCTCTTCCAGCTCCCTGGATGGGGACAAggatggggacaaggacaaggatGAGGACAGCGGGGGTCCCGCGCCCCCTCCACCGCGGCCCCGACCTGCCCTGGCCCGCAGCGCCAGCCTCAAGTGCGGGGGgggcccgggggctgcggggcggctCTGGGCCCGCGCCGGGGACCCCGTGGAGGGCGCGGCCGCCCCCCGTAAGAGCCGCCACAGCAGCTTCCGCCGGCGCCTGCTCAAGTTCATCCCGGGGCTGAACCGGgcgctggaggaggaggagagtcACCTCTAG
- the ATG101 gene encoding autophagy-related protein 101 isoform X2: protein MIHFPPCRQMVGPGRRCCAPSGAAPAMNCRAEVLEVSVEGRQVEEAMLAVLHTVLLHRSTGKFHYKKEGTYSIGTVGTQDVDCDFIDFAYVRVSSEELDRALRKAVGEFKDALRGSGSDGMGQISLEFYQKKKSRWPFSDECIPWELWTIKVNVVNLANEQERQICREKVGEKLCEKIINIVEVMNRHEYLPKMPTQSEVDNVFDTSLKDVQPYLYKISYQITDSLGTSVTTTMRRLIKDTLAL, encoded by the exons ATGATCCACTTCCCTCCGTGCCGTCAGATGGTCGGGCCCGGGCG ccGCTGCTGTGCCCCCTCCGGCGCCGCCCCTGCCATGAACTGCCGCGCCGAGGTGCTGGAGGTGTCGGTGGAGGGGCGGCAGGTGGAGGAGGCCATGCTGGCCGTGCTCCACACCGTCCTGCTGCACCGCAGCACCGGCAAGTTCCACTACAAGAAGGAGGGCACCTACTCCATCGGCACCGTGGGCACCCAGGACGTGGACTGCGACTTCATCGACTTCGCCTACGTCCGCGTCTCCTCCGAGGAGCTCGACAGGGCCCTGCGCAAGGCTGTGGGGGAGTTCAAG GACGCGCTGCGCGGCTCCGGCTCCGACGGGATGGGGCAGATCTCCCTGGAGTTCTACCAGAAGAAGAAATCCCGGTGGCCCTTCTCGGACGAGTGCATCCCCTGGGAGCTCTGGACCATCAAGGTGAACGTGGTGAACCTGGCCAACGAGCAGGAGCGGCAGATCTGCCGCGAGAAGGTGGGCGAGAAGCTCTGTGAGAAGATCATCAACATCGTGGAGGTGATGAACCGCCACGAGTACCTGCCCAAGATGCCCACCCAGTCCGAGGTGGACAACGTCTTCGACACCAGCCTCAAGGACGTGCAGCCCTACCTGTACAAGATCTCCTACCAGATCACAGACTCCCTGGGCACCTCTGTCACCACCACCATGCGCCGGCTCATCAAAGACACGCTGGCGCTGTAG
- the NR4A1 gene encoding nuclear receptor subfamily 4immunitygroup A member 1 translates to MPCIQAQCSTTGTGPCERCPAELLCPEGGRFPMEVAGADLATAPALPSFSTFMEGYAGEFDAFLYQLPASGQASAATAFKLEDFQVYGCYPSAFGGQPDETLSSSGSDCYGSPCSIPSPATPGFQPPQAPGWDGSFGAYSPLPNYEGGQPWAEPAKGGGSQPPFFAFGPPAPSPGGSPAALKGQPGPSPRVDPRLLDTDAFPPSQGAPRGFAGLPLVPTSPSLLEGPALAPAKVRSPGAGEGRCAVCGDNASCQHYGVRTCEGCKGFFKRTVQKNAKYICLANKDCPVDKRRRNRCQFCRFQKCLAVGMVKEVVRTDSLKGRRGRLPSKPKQPPDASPVSLITSLVRAHIDSIPSATKLDYSKFQESAPCPFEKEDSVDVQQFYDLLTGSMDVIRKWAEKIQGFTELPKEDQDLLLESAFLELFILRLAYRSKPEEGKLIFCNGVVLHRQQCVRGFGEWIDAILEFSQSLHRMSVDVPSFSCLAALVIITDRHGLKEPKRVEELQNRIVGCLKDHVAAAGAEPGRSSCLSKLLGKLPELRSLCTQGLQRIFYLKLEDLVPPPPIVDKIFMDTLPF, encoded by the exons ATGCCCTGCATCCAGGCCCAGTGCAGCACCACGGGCACCGGCCCCTGCGAGCGCTGCCCGGCCGAGCTGCTCTGCCCCGAGGGCGGCCGATTCCCCATGGAAGTGGCCGGGGCCGATCTGGCGACCgcccccgccctgcccagcTTCAGCACCTTCATGGAGGGCTACGCCGGCGAGTTCGACGCCTTCCTCTACCAGCTGCCGGCCAGCGGCCAGGCCAGCGCCGCCACCGCCTTCAAGCTGGAGGACTTCCAGGTGTACGGCTGCTACCCCAGCGCCTTCGGCGGGCAGCCGGACGAGACCCTCTCCTCCAGCGGCTCGGACTGCTACGGGagcccctgctccatcccctcgCCCGCCACGCCGGGCTTCCAGCCCCCGCAGGCACCAGGCTGGGATGGCTCCTTCGGGGCGTACTCGCCGCTGCCAAACTAcgagggtgggcagccctgggctgagccagcCAAGGGCGGGGGGTCACAGCCCCCCTTCTTCGCCTTCGGCCCCCCGGCCCCCAGCCCCGGTGGGTCCCCTGCCGCCCTGAAGGGGCAGCCGGGCCCCTCGCCCCGCGTGGACCCGCGGCTGCTGGACACGGACGCCTTCCCCCCGAGCCAAGGAGCCCCCAGGGGTTTTGCGGGGCTGCCCCTGGTGCCCACCTCGCCCTCGCTGCTGGAGGGGCCGGCGCTGGCGCCCGCCAAGGTGCGCAGCCCCGGCGCAGGCGAGGGACGCTGCGCCGTCTGCGGGGACAACGCGTCGTGCCAGCACTATGGCGTGCGCACCTGCGAGGGCTGCAAGGGCTTCTTCAAG CGCACAGTGCAGAAGAATGCCAAGTACATCTGCCTGGCCAACAAGGATTGCCCTGTGGACAAGCGGCGCAGGAACCGCTGCCAGTTCTGCCGCTTCCAGAAGTGCCTGGCCGTCGGCATGGTCAAAGAAG TGGTCCGGACTGACAGCCTGaaggggcggcggggccgtcTCCCCTCCAAGCCCAAACAGCCGCCAGATGCGTCCCCGGTCAGCCTCATCACCTCGCTGGTGCGGGCACACATCGACTccatccccagtgccaccaaGCTCGACTACTCCAAG ttCCAGGAGTCAGCGCCGTGCCCGTTTGAGAAGGAGGACTCGGTGGACGTGCAGCAGTTCTACGACCTCCTCACCGGCTCCATGGACGTCATCCGCAAGTGGGCTGAGAAGATCCAGGGATTCACCGAGCTGCCCAAGGAGGACCAGGACCTCCTGCTGGAGTCAGCCTTCCTGGAGCTCTTCATCCTGCGCCTGGCGTACCG CTCGAAGCCAGAGGAGGGGAAACTCATCTTCTGCAACGGGGTGGTGCTGCACCGGCAGCAGTGCGTGCGTGGCTTCGGGGAGTGGATCGACGCCATCCTCGAGTTCTCCCAGAGCCTGCACCGCATGAGCGTCGATgtcccctccttctcctgcctcgCCGCCCTCGTCATCATCACAg ACCGGCACGGGCTGAAGGAGCCGAAGCgggtggaggagctgcagaaccgcatcGTGGGCTGCCTCAAGGACCacgtggcagcagcaggggccgAGCCAGGGCgctccagctgcctctccaAGCTGCTGGGGAAGCTGCCGGAGCTGCGCAGCCTCTGCACCCAGGGCCTCCAGCGCATTTTCTACCTCAAGCTGGAGGACCTGGTGCCGCCGCCACCCATCGTCGACAAGATCTTCATGGACACTCTGCCTTTCTGA